A single genomic interval of Nocardia bhagyanarayanae harbors:
- a CDS encoding TetR/AcrR family transcriptional regulator — protein sequence MESLRDKHIENTRRTLLETAARLFAEREYADLSAEELVRAAGLTRGALYHHFDGKKGLFEAVVDELEARAAQRIRAAIDSAKDPFERVDRSLEAFLDVCAEPDYRHIVLLQGPIALGWRRWREVDQRHLSSLVLEGARNLLDAGLIQPHPPELLASAIYGALTEMSLTIAESDDTEKGRAEAAALARALLSGLAVSPAER from the coding sequence ATGGAGTCGCTGCGTGACAAGCACATCGAGAACACCCGCCGCACGCTGCTCGAGACCGCCGCCCGGCTGTTCGCCGAGCGGGAATACGCCGACTTGTCCGCCGAGGAGCTGGTGCGCGCCGCCGGATTGACCCGCGGCGCGCTGTACCACCACTTCGACGGCAAGAAGGGCTTGTTCGAAGCCGTCGTCGACGAGTTGGAAGCCCGTGCGGCGCAACGCATCAGGGCGGCCATCGACTCCGCGAAGGACCCCTTCGAGCGCGTAGACCGAAGCCTGGAGGCTTTCCTCGACGTGTGCGCGGAGCCCGACTACCGCCACATCGTGCTGCTCCAAGGCCCGATCGCGCTGGGCTGGCGCCGCTGGCGAGAAGTGGACCAGCGCCATCTCAGCAGCCTGGTACTCGAGGGCGCCCGCAACCTGCTCGACGCCGGCCTGATCCAGCCCCATCCCCCGGAACTCCTCGCCAGCGCCATTTACGGCGCCCTGACCGAGATGTCGCTGACCATCGCCGAATCCGACGACACCGAGAAAGGCCGCGCCGAGGCTGCCGCCCTGGCACGCGCGCTACTGAGCGGGCTCGCCGTCAGCCCGGCAGAAAGATGA
- a CDS encoding flavin monoamine oxidase family protein yields MDKSVDVVIVGAGIAGLVAARDLVRTGHEVLVLEARDRVGGRLLNAELPGGAPIEVGGQWVGPTQHLAMALIRELGLETHPTHSAGRHIAELGSSRSEYTGRIPKVNPLALIDIAQAQLRLDRLGRQVSRTEPWRADRADVLDSQTFDTWLRRATHTPQARAFFRLVTEAVFSTGPEDMSALWASFYLGAGGGLDSMIGVKGGAQQDRVVGGTQAIALAMAEELGDRVVLDSPVTEVGWGDAGVRVRSGGTVVRARRAVIAVPPPLAARIRFTPGLPGDRDQLVQRMPMGRVIKINVVYDEPFWRAEGLSGQANSDHRPLGTVFDNTPPDGSPGVLVGFLEGRHADVGSRLDLADRRVQVIEDLVGYFGPRARTPIDYIEKDWAEEEYSRGCYGAFTAPGTLTRFGHALRPAIGPLHWAGTETATRWAGYIDGAAESGHRVAQEIGLALAPIASTGDSA; encoded by the coding sequence ATGGACAAGTCAGTGGATGTCGTCATCGTCGGTGCGGGCATAGCCGGCCTTGTCGCCGCTCGTGACCTGGTGCGCACCGGCCACGAGGTGCTGGTTCTCGAAGCGCGCGACCGGGTGGGTGGGCGGCTGCTCAACGCGGAGTTGCCGGGCGGTGCGCCCATCGAGGTCGGCGGGCAGTGGGTCGGTCCGACGCAGCATCTGGCGATGGCGTTGATCAGGGAACTGGGCTTGGAGACTCATCCGACGCATAGCGCCGGCCGCCACATCGCCGAACTCGGCTCGTCTCGTTCGGAGTACACCGGACGAATTCCCAAGGTGAACCCGCTGGCCCTGATCGACATCGCCCAGGCGCAGCTGCGGCTGGACCGCCTCGGACGGCAGGTGTCGCGGACCGAACCGTGGCGGGCGGATCGAGCCGACGTGCTGGACTCGCAAACCTTCGACACCTGGCTGCGCCGCGCCACCCACACCCCGCAGGCGCGGGCGTTCTTCCGGTTGGTCACCGAGGCGGTGTTCTCTACCGGACCCGAGGACATGTCGGCGCTGTGGGCGAGCTTCTATCTCGGTGCGGGTGGTGGGCTCGATTCCATGATCGGCGTCAAGGGCGGGGCCCAGCAGGATCGGGTAGTCGGCGGCACCCAGGCGATCGCGCTGGCCATGGCCGAGGAGCTCGGCGATCGGGTGGTTCTCGACAGTCCCGTCACCGAGGTGGGCTGGGGCGATGCCGGTGTCCGTGTCCGGAGCGGCGGGACCGTCGTGCGGGCGCGCCGTGCGGTGATCGCGGTACCACCGCCACTGGCCGCGCGTATCCGCTTCACCCCCGGCCTGCCCGGCGACCGCGACCAGCTCGTCCAGCGGATGCCGATGGGCCGCGTCATCAAAATCAATGTCGTCTACGACGAGCCGTTCTGGCGAGCCGAGGGGTTGAGCGGTCAGGCCAACAGCGACCATCGACCGCTCGGCACGGTGTTCGACAACACCCCACCCGACGGATCACCCGGCGTGCTCGTCGGCTTCCTGGAAGGCCGCCACGCCGACGTCGGCTCGCGACTGGACCTCGCCGACCGCCGTGTCCAGGTGATCGAAGACCTCGTGGGCTACTTCGGCCCGCGCGCTCGTACGCCGATCGACTACATCGAGAAGGATTGGGCCGAAGAGGAGTACAGCCGCGGCTGTTACGGCGCGTTCACCGCGCCGGGTACCCTCACCCGATTCGGGCACGCCTTGCGGCCCGCTATCGGTCCGCTGCATTGGGCGGGCACCGAAACCGCCACCCGCTGGGCGGGCTACATCGACGGCGCCGCCGAATCCGGTCACCGTGTCGCCCAGGAGATCGGGCTGGCCCTGGCCCCCATCGCGTCGACAGGAGATTCCGCATGA
- a CDS encoding Zn-ribbon domain-containing OB-fold protein produces MFAPLTAACATCQSSELEWVPSAGRGSIVSWRLVHRSVSGPHAAVEPLTTAVVELDEGPWVFTTIEGDGPLPTDESVRVRFQPRPRVDRFPVFVVCPDAHDSASDDVRAAQSASNDVISISSRDTDHRYGGSWMRAALDQCDRLVGAGCLDAAAKSLIGFAIRWAPFGGATAAELLVTFGVTRRRFLLMVNEVLCPRGSDSIAVRELKGRLRESLADAWEMDSLLSAG; encoded by the coding sequence TTGTTCGCCCCGCTGACCGCCGCGTGTGCGACGTGCCAGTCCTCGGAGCTCGAGTGGGTGCCCTCGGCCGGCCGCGGGTCCATCGTGTCCTGGCGGCTGGTGCACCGCAGTGTGAGCGGTCCGCATGCTGCGGTGGAGCCGTTGACGACCGCCGTCGTCGAGCTCGACGAGGGTCCGTGGGTGTTCACGACGATCGAGGGCGATGGTCCGCTGCCGACGGACGAGTCGGTCCGGGTCCGGTTCCAGCCGCGCCCCCGCGTGGATCGGTTCCCGGTATTCGTCGTCTGTCCCGACGCGCACGATTCGGCGAGCGATGACGTGCGTGCGGCGCAGAGTGCGTCGAACGACGTCATCTCGATCAGTTCTCGGGATACCGACCACCGCTACGGCGGGTCGTGGATGCGGGCGGCGCTGGACCAGTGTGATCGGCTCGTGGGTGCGGGTTGCCTGGACGCGGCGGCGAAGTCTTTGATCGGTTTCGCTATCCGATGGGCTCCGTTCGGTGGCGCGACCGCGGCGGAGTTGCTGGTGACCTTCGGCGTGACGCGTCGGCGATTCCTGCTGATGGTGAACGAGGTGCTGTGCCCACGGGGCAGCGACAGCATCGCGGTGCGTGAACTGAAAGGTCGTTTGCGGGAGTCGTTGGCGGACGCGTGGGAGATGGATTCGCTGCTTTCGGCCGGTTGA